The following coding sequences lie in one Camelus bactrianus isolate YW-2024 breed Bactrian camel chromosome 8, ASM4877302v1, whole genome shotgun sequence genomic window:
- the PLN gene encoding phospholamban: MEKVQYLTRSAIRRASTIEMPQQARQNLQNLFINFCLILICLLLICIIVMLL, encoded by the coding sequence ATGGAGAAAGTCCAATATCTCACTCGCTCTGCTATTAGGAGAGCTTCAACCATTGAAATGCCTCAACAAGCACGGCAAAATCTCCAGAACCTATTTATCAATTTCTGTCTCATCTTAATATGTCTCTTGCTGATTTGCATCATCGTGATGCTTCTCTGA